The region TTCAACCAGCTAACCCGCAAGCTCAAACAGGCACTCTCGCAGGCGGAAGCGGAGAAGGAGAAATTCTCTTCCATTCTGACCAATATGACGGAGGGAGTTATCGCAGCCGACGGCAACCGTGATATCATCCTCGTCAACAAACCAGCTCAGCGCATTCTAGGTGTCAGCTACAAAACGGTACTGGGTAAGAACCTTCACGATGTGCTCTCTATTCCGATGGAAGAAGAGAAAGACTCATTCTTTACGGAAAACGGCTCTTTAGTAATGGATATGAATGTCGAGGGAGAAGAGCGGCTTATTCGTTTCTCCTTCACCGTACTTAAAAGTAGAGAAGAAGAAAAGAACGCGGGCATTATTGCGGTGCTTCAAGACGTTACCGAGCAGGCCGCGCTAGAGCGTGAACGTAAAGAGTTCGTCGCTAACGTATCACATGAGCTTAGAACCCCATTAACAACGCTCAAAAGCTACCTGGAGGCATTGGAGGAGGGTGTCGTCGATGACCCGGACATGTCCCGGCGCTTTCTGCGTGTGCTATTGAATGAGACGGATCGTATGACGCGGTTGGTGACCGATCTGCTTCAGCTTTCCCGGTACGATGCCGGGCAGTACATCTTGGATCTGCAATCGATTGATGTATATGATCTTCTTCGTGATGTAGAAGAGAGATTCAAGCTTAGAAGCCAGCAGGAGAACATCGCACTTCGGCTTGATCTGCCGGACAGCGGGCTTCCTATCATCGCAGCGGATCGGGATAGCATCATTCAAGTGCTTGATAACTTAATTTCAAATTCAATGAAATACTCCAACGAGCATACGACGATTACCATTTGCGCGCGTACAGAGGAGCGCTTTGTACGAATTGACGTAATTGATGAGGGAATGGGAATTCGCAAGCGTGACCTTGAGCGGATTTTTGAGCGTTTTTACCGAGTAGACAAAGCTCGCAGCCGAAGCATGGGAGGGACGGGGCTCGGTCTCTCCATTGCCCGACAGATTGTACATGCGCACGGTGGGGCAATTGAACTTGATAGTGAATGGCAGAAGGGTACGCGCGTTAGATTTACCCTGCCTATATATGGAGAGAATGAAGATGAATGTTGAGAGAGTTAAAACCATCGTCTTGGTTCTGCTGATTGTAGTAAGCCTTGTACTGTCTATGTTTCTCTGGAGCAGTACACCCAAGCTTGACAGCCTTACCCCTTCTGATTATGTGGCTCCACAGCCCATTGGACACAAGTATGAAGCGACCGATGTGATCCGTCCATCTGCGGTGCTGTTTCATACCGGAGACGGCCATCATAAGAAGGCGGATCTAGAATCTGCGATCTATAAAGAAGTCGTGAGCGAGATGAATAAGTGGTCATTTTATGATCTAGCAGCTGTCCAGATGACGCGGGAAGAATGGGAAGCCTTCATCAATAAGAAAAAGACGATGGAGATTGTATATCGTCATGAAATTCCGGCTGATATCGCAAGCCAATTATTTACGCTGCGCGGGCGTATAGATGGAGAGCTGCGCTCGGTGAGCCGTATTCTCTTATATGAGAGCGGCGATAAAAGCGCTGTCTACGCGCTTCTCATCTCCAGCAGAGATCAGCGTATTATTCGGGCGCGTACCTCCATGACACCTGAGATGATTACGAAGCTTTCCACGCCAGAGAAAATAGGCGGGCTTCCCGAGCAAATATTGTATCGGGCGTTTGTCGATGGGATTGAGAGCCAGATTCGTCCGGCTCGGTATGATTTCTACGACCCGCTCTATCTGCCGAAAGAGCAGGGAAAAATGTCGCGCTACCGCTATTTCTATCAGCCTTTAACGATTCAGCAGGTACTAGATGCCATGTTTGTCGATGTCAGCCTGACCCGCCAGGTCACAGAACGGGATGGTACGATGATCTATACGAACGGCAGCCAATCTGTCTCTATCCCTGTCGATCGGAATTATCTGCTGTATCGGCATCCCCGCCATGAGGAAGAAAATATGGAAGAGGAGCAGGCCAATTATGCAGCGTTAAACTCGGCATTGACGTTTGTCAATCAGCATGGAGGATGGACCGGTAGATACTATCTTGAAGACATTGAAGAGAGCAGTGCATCGAATCGAGGAGAGTCCATCTCGTATCGTTTTCGCCAATATGTAGGGGCATACCCTCTATTTAACGGGGATGGGCCGGAGATGAATATCGTATCTGCCCGCGTCTTTGACGGCAGCGTATCAGAGCTGTATTATCCGATGCGCCAGCTTGATCTATACTTTGAGAAGATACCGTTAACAGTCGTATCTGGAGTTGAATTGATCAAGCTAGTAGAGAAGAAAGGCATCCGCAAAGAAGAGATTGATTCCATTGAACTTGGATTGTATACGCGATCGGTTTATGACTTTATCGAGATGAAACCATGCTGGCTGATTCACTTACAGGATAACAGGGAGCCGTTATATATTGAGGCCGGTACAGACAGCTTCGGTAGATGAGCAGGGGGAAGGAAGCATGGATTGGAGCAGAGCGAAGACCATTCTGATCATTACGTTTTTCCTGCTTAACTGTTTTCTCGGTTATCAGGTGGTGATGAGCCAGAACCGGGATATTGAGACGGCGCCGCAGGGTGAGCTCATTCCGTCAAGTCTAGAGGAATTGTTGAAGACGCGCAGTATTAAGATGGACGCCGACATGTCGAATGAAACGCCGCAGATGAACTATGTGAATGTACGATTTACCAGTTTTGCCGATCATCTGCACACATTAACCGGACAGGTGGTAGGACAGCAGGGAGTCGGTGTGGCGGTGAAATTTAATGAACCCATTGCCCTCCCTGCTTTCGTAAATAAGGGAGAGAGGTTGAAAAGCCTGTCATCCTATATTATTTACAGCGGAGATTATGCATTCGATGAGAAGCGAAGCACAGATAACGTGCAGCGCTATGTGCAGCAATACGGCAAATATCCGATATTCAGCGCCCCGCTTGAGATGGTAGTTAATGATGGGCAGGTATTAGGCTATCGCCAAATCCATGTTCATATCGTTAATCAAGGAACAGGCCGCAAAATTATCCCGTCTTTTACAGCGGTGCGGACGTTGATTGATAACGGATATATCCGGTACGGAGAGACCATCGTAGATATCTCGGTCGGATATTATGGTCACATGTATGATGCGGATATTCAGGTGCTCGCTCCTGTCTGGCGGGTGGCACACAGCGAAGGCGTTCATTATGTGAATGGCATTACCGGGGCGGTGGAACAAGCACCGCCTATTGAAAAAAATAAAATTATCTCCAATAATAATACTAGCAAATAGATAGACAGCAGAAGGTAACTTCAGGGAAGTACGGCAAGGAGAGAGAAAACATTTATGAAATTCAGTGTGCTTGCCAGCGGAAGCACTGGCAATTCTTTTTTTATCGAGTCAAAGAACAGCAAAGTGTTAGTGGATGCTGGGTTAAGTGGTAAGCAAGTAGAGAAGCTATTAGGAGAAGCCGGTGCCTGTGCGCAGGACTTAGACGCAATTCTCATTACGCATGAGCATTCCGACCATATTAAAGGAGTAGGAGTCTTAGCCCGGCGGTATCAACTGCCTGTCTATGCAAATTCGAAGACATGGGAACAGCTTGACCGCCAGCTTGGTACCATTGCGGAGGATCAGCGGCTGATTATGGAAGTGGGGGATACGGTAGAATTCGGCGATATGAAAGTGGAATCGTACGGCATCTCGCATGATGCAGCGGAGCCGATGGCTTTCTGCTTCTATGAAGATGACGCCAAAGTAAGCCTGACAACTGATCTTGGCTATGTAAGCCAGCGCATTAAGGATACCATCAGAGACTCCGATGCGTACATTTTTGAGTCGAATCATGATGTAGAGATGCTCAGAATGGGCAGCTATCCATGGAATACGAAGCGCCGCATTCTAAGCGATGTGGGTCATCTATCCAATGAGACCGCAGGTGAAGCGCTAGGAGATATTCTTGCAGGCAAAGGTGAAAAAGTCTATCTTGCTCACCTTAGCAAAGAGAATAATATGACTGAATTGGCCAGGCTCACTGTCAAAAACATTCTTCAGGAATATGGCCTTGAAGATGGAAGCGATGTAGAGCTCATGGACACATCACCGATTCGCCCGACGACCGTTCAAGAAATTATACGTAAATGAAGCAGCACAATCAGCAATACACGTTCGAGGAATTGTATACGGGATGAGAAAGGAGCAGCGCAATGGGCTACTATGATGATGAGTTTTACGATAATAGTAAGAAAAGCGGCAGACGAAGCGGCGCTTCCACGTTTTTCATTGCACTGGTTTCTGCTATTATCGGCGGGATCATCGTATTGATGATGGTCCCTACCTTATCCAAATCAGGATACCTACCAGGATGGAACCAACCTACTACTGAGCAGCCGACGCAGACACCTACGCCGAGTGGCAAGCAAGCGAACTATTCGGTTGAAGTCAGCAGCGGCGTAGTGGATGCTGTGCAGAAAGTAGAGAATGCGGTCGTTGGTGTCATCAACATACAGCGTTCGCGTGATTTCTTTGGCCAGACGGAAGAAGGCGAAGCGGGTACAGGATCAGGAATTGTGTTCCGTAAAGCCGGAGGTAAGGCATATATCGTAACGAATAACCATGTCATCCAAGGTGCCGAACGCGTTCAGGTCTCGCTTACAAGGGGTGAGAAAAACCTGGATGCAAGAGTAGTGGGAGCCGATCCGCTGACAGACCTTGCGGTGCTTGAAATTGATGGCTCTAAGGTACAACAGGTTGCCGAATTCGGTGATTCATCGAAAGTAAGGGCAGGAGAGCCGGCCATCGCAATCGGCAACCCGCTCGGCCTTGCCTTCTCCCGCACCGTTACCCAGGGGATTATTAGTTCCGTTGAGCGGACGATGCCTGTTGATGTAAACGGAGATAATGAAACCGATCTGGAGTTGAATGTCATTCAGACAGACGCAGCCATTAATCCGGGGAACAGCGGCGGCGCGTTGGTGAATATTGCCGGTCAGGTAATCGGTATCAATAGCCTTAAGATTTCAAAAACAGGTGTGGAAGGACTGGGCTTCGCAATTCCGATTGATGACGCCAGCAAAATTATTGATGATCTAATCAAATACAAGTCCGTCCAACGTCCGATGATCGGTATTACACCGATTGATCTCTCCTCGTTGCCAACAGAAGCATACAAAGATCCGCTGCAGCTGCCAGAAAGCGTTGAGAGCGGAGTCGTAGTCAAAGAGGTACAGGCGATGAGCCCGGCTGATAAAGCCGGATTGAAGCGCTATGACGTCATCGTGCAGCTTGATGATCAGAAGATCCAGAGCCAGGCACAGCTGCGCAAATATTTATTCCAGAAGAGCATTGGGGATAAAGTAAAGGTAACATTCTATCGCGCAGGCAAGCAGCAGAGTGTAGACGTCACGCTTGTTAAGCAGGAAATGCAGTAACAGGAAGCAGAAGCCGGGGCATGTTCCCGGCTTTTTGTATGGAAAGGCAAAAATAAGGTATGATAGGAAAGCGAAATACATGGATACGGAGGGAATCATTTTATGATGGATACTGCAAAAAAAGAATATCTAGCAAATGGAGGCGACCGCTTCATCGCGTGTGCAGCGGATCAGCTTGAAGTTGCCCTTGATGATTTTGTAGATGAGTATGAGGAAGCACCGGACGTATACAAAATTGACGAAGTAAAGCAGGAGTTGGTTGATTGGAAGGCTCCGCATACATGCCGCTACAGTGAACAGTCACCTGTGTACATCTTAGTATAAAGGAAAAGTATGCACAGATTTGAAGAGAAACAAAGAGATGTCATTTTTGTGAATAACTTGTGTATAGATGTGTGTAAATCTTGTTATGCACATGTTAGCAAACATTTGTGCTGTGTTAAAACCCTTGATACCACTAGGTAAATCCAATGTTTTCCTCTACAATAAATTCACAAGTAAGTTATCCACAGAATGTTAATAACTCTGAATAAACGGGGGATAACTTTTCAAAAAGTGTGAAAAAGGCAAGGAGTAAAAGATATGCACATAACCATTGTGGCGGTCGGCAAGCTGAAAGAAAAGTATTTGAAGCAGGGGATTGATGAGTATCGTAAGCGGCTATCAGCCTATGCGAAAATCGAGCTGATCGAGGTAGCGGATGAGAAAGCATCGGAGAATTTAAGCAAGGCTGACATGCTGAAGGTGAAGGAAAAAGAAGGGGAAAGAATTCTCGCTGCGCTGAAGCAGGACCAGCATGTGGTCGCCCTTGCGATCGAAGGCGAGCTGTGGTCGTCTGAGCAGCTCGCAAAGAAGCTGGATACGTGGGCAACGTATGGGAAGAGCTCGGTTGCCTTCATTATAGGGGGCTCGCTTGGTCTCTCGGATGCGGTGCTGAGCCGGGCCAATGAGTATTTGTCATTCTCGAAGATGACGTTTCCTCACCAGTTGATGCGCTTGATACTGTTAGAGCAGGTGTATCGTGGGTTTCGGATTAATCGAGGGGAACCGTACCATAAGTGAACGGCTAAAAACTCTTCGAAAAAGGAGCCATACTCCAGTCACAAGAGGGCAGAGCAAATCTATTGAAATAGCAACCACCGGTACTTTCCTCCGAAATAAGTAGAGATACGGCGATAGTCAGACTAATGATCACCATTTACATACATACAGAATGTATGTTAAAATCGATACTATCATAACCGAGGGGGAAATATTATGAAAGTATCCAGTTTTTATCCGGTCATTTTAACAGATCAAGTTATTACTACGACAGCATTTTACGAGGATCATTTTGGATGTGAGAAGGTATTTGAGGCGGACTGGTATGTCAGCCTCAAAATGCCAGGCAATGACATGCCGTACGAATTGGCTATTCTTGACGCCTCTCATCCGACTATTCCCGACGCATACCGGATAAAAGTAAGAGGGCTGATTCTTAATTTCGAAGTGGACGATGTTGATGCTGAATACGAACGTCTCATTCGAGGAGCAAAGCTGCCATTGGAACTGGATATTCGGAGCGAGGATTTTGGACAGCGGCATTTCATTACTTCGGATCCTAATGGGGTATTGATTGATATCATTACTGTCATCCCGCCCTCAAACGATTTTAGTACCCAGTATTCCGAAGAGGTTTGGAAATAGGGGGGAATACTTGCATGGGTGCACATGTACCTTTGAAGAATTATTTTGGAGGGGAGCTGGCTGTACGACTAGCCCATTTAATTAAGCCTTATTATCCGGGTTTCCCGGTCGACAGTTTTGTAAATAGAGTAGCGGAACAGACAGAACCGCTGGAGTTGAAAGCAAGGGTCCGGTTGATAGCTGAAG is a window of Aneurinibacillus sp. REN35 DNA encoding:
- the rlmH gene encoding 23S rRNA (pseudouridine(1915)-N(3))-methyltransferase RlmH, translated to MHITIVAVGKLKEKYLKQGIDEYRKRLSAYAKIELIEVADEKASENLSKADMLKVKEKEGERILAALKQDQHVVALAIEGELWSSEQLAKKLDTWATYGKSSVAFIIGGSLGLSDAVLSRANEYLSFSKMTFPHQLMRLILLEQVYRGFRINRGEPYHK
- a CDS encoding YycH family regulatory protein: MNVERVKTIVLVLLIVVSLVLSMFLWSSTPKLDSLTPSDYVAPQPIGHKYEATDVIRPSAVLFHTGDGHHKKADLESAIYKEVVSEMNKWSFYDLAAVQMTREEWEAFINKKKTMEIVYRHEIPADIASQLFTLRGRIDGELRSVSRILLYESGDKSAVYALLISSRDQRIIRARTSMTPEMITKLSTPEKIGGLPEQILYRAFVDGIESQIRPARYDFYDPLYLPKEQGKMSRYRYFYQPLTIQQVLDAMFVDVSLTRQVTERDGTMIYTNGSQSVSIPVDRNYLLYRHPRHEEENMEEEQANYAALNSALTFVNQHGGWTGRYYLEDIEESSASNRGESISYRFRQYVGAYPLFNGDGPEMNIVSARVFDGSVSELYYPMRQLDLYFEKIPLTVVSGVELIKLVEKKGIRKEEIDSIELGLYTRSVYDFIEMKPCWLIHLQDNREPLYIEAGTDSFGR
- a CDS encoding ATP-binding protein, with the protein product MKRLRFFQTVQWKVVILYLLLILIAMQVIGAYFIRATETYYLNNFSETLNTQANLLGANVEKYLEEENIPREDIDVLIHNLFALRNADVQLLDQNGMVVTTTEENKAFVGQKNTRAEINMALLGTRNESIQYNPETHERVKVLALPIKKGAKILGVLYMVASMEEVYHTIRQINGIFATGTVLALLLTAALGIVLARTITTPVKEITRQATAMADGDFNGQVRIYSEDEIGQLGETFNQLTRKLKQALSQAEAEKEKFSSILTNMTEGVIAADGNRDIILVNKPAQRILGVSYKTVLGKNLHDVLSIPMEEEKDSFFTENGSLVMDMNVEGEERLIRFSFTVLKSREEEKNAGIIAVLQDVTEQAALERERKEFVANVSHELRTPLTTLKSYLEALEEGVVDDPDMSRRFLRVLLNETDRMTRLVTDLLQLSRYDAGQYILDLQSIDVYDLLRDVEERFKLRSQQENIALRLDLPDSGLPIIAADRDSIIQVLDNLISNSMKYSNEHTTITICARTEERFVRIDVIDEGMGIRKRDLERIFERFYRVDKARSRSMGGTGLGLSIARQIVHAHGGAIELDSEWQKGTRVRFTLPIYGENEDEC
- a CDS encoding two-component system regulatory protein YycI; the protein is MDWSRAKTILIITFFLLNCFLGYQVVMSQNRDIETAPQGELIPSSLEELLKTRSIKMDADMSNETPQMNYVNVRFTSFADHLHTLTGQVVGQQGVGVAVKFNEPIALPAFVNKGERLKSLSSYIIYSGDYAFDEKRSTDNVQRYVQQYGKYPIFSAPLEMVVNDGQVLGYRQIHVHIVNQGTGRKIIPSFTAVRTLIDNGYIRYGETIVDISVGYYGHMYDADIQVLAPVWRVAHSEGVHYVNGITGAVEQAPPIEKNKIISNNNTSK
- a CDS encoding VOC family protein, with protein sequence MKVSSFYPVILTDQVITTTAFYEDHFGCEKVFEADWYVSLKMPGNDMPYELAILDASHPTIPDAYRIKVRGLILNFEVDDVDAEYERLIRGAKLPLELDIRSEDFGQRHFITSDPNGVLIDIITVIPPSNDFSTQYSEEVWK
- a CDS encoding S1C family serine protease, which translates into the protein MGYYDDEFYDNSKKSGRRSGASTFFIALVSAIIGGIIVLMMVPTLSKSGYLPGWNQPTTEQPTQTPTPSGKQANYSVEVSSGVVDAVQKVENAVVGVINIQRSRDFFGQTEEGEAGTGSGIVFRKAGGKAYIVTNNHVIQGAERVQVSLTRGEKNLDARVVGADPLTDLAVLEIDGSKVQQVAEFGDSSKVRAGEPAIAIGNPLGLAFSRTVTQGIISSVERTMPVDVNGDNETDLELNVIQTDAAINPGNSGGALVNIAGQVIGINSLKISKTGVEGLGFAIPIDDASKIIDDLIKYKSVQRPMIGITPIDLSSLPTEAYKDPLQLPESVESGVVVKEVQAMSPADKAGLKRYDVIVQLDDQKIQSQAQLRKYLFQKSIGDKVKVTFYRAGKQQSVDVTLVKQEMQ
- a CDS encoding CxxH/CxxC protein is translated as MMDTAKKEYLANGGDRFIACAADQLEVALDDFVDEYEEAPDVYKIDEVKQELVDWKAPHTCRYSEQSPVYILV
- a CDS encoding MBL fold metallo-hydrolase, translated to MKFSVLASGSTGNSFFIESKNSKVLVDAGLSGKQVEKLLGEAGACAQDLDAILITHEHSDHIKGVGVLARRYQLPVYANSKTWEQLDRQLGTIAEDQRLIMEVGDTVEFGDMKVESYGISHDAAEPMAFCFYEDDAKVSLTTDLGYVSQRIKDTIRDSDAYIFESNHDVEMLRMGSYPWNTKRRILSDVGHLSNETAGEALGDILAGKGEKVYLAHLSKENNMTELARLTVKNILQEYGLEDGSDVELMDTSPIRPTTVQEIIRK